Proteins encoded together in one Cyanobacterium sp. T60_A2020_053 window:
- a CDS encoding thiamine-phosphate kinase — MTQIKDIGEHQLLKTIKKYCNQDIVGDDGALLPVKSDQNLVITTDMLVEEVHFNQRTSPPYMVGWRSVTANLSDLAAMGALPVGITVALSLPPTTPLHWVESFYQGMKACLDQFNTPIIGGDLTGGSHKVIAITAFGQVKPHQIIARNQAKPGDLIAVTGAHGLARAGLDILLYPEKYPHIDSKIKEKLILAHQQPQPRLDITKILQQYQKSPIAGMDSSDGLADAIIQICQQSQVGAQIKRHLIPPSPEIFHITDEETAWQWILYGGEDFELIICISPSLYDQFTSEINKQITIIGEITEKKEICLISPLNNYPKLFLNQTKTFNHF; from the coding sequence ATGACACAAATCAAAGATATTGGGGAGCATCAATTACTAAAAACTATTAAAAAGTATTGTAATCAGGATATAGTGGGAGATGACGGCGCCCTCCTCCCCGTGAAAAGTGACCAAAACTTAGTTATTACCACTGATATGCTAGTGGAAGAAGTACATTTTAACCAGCGCACTTCACCGCCGTATATGGTGGGTTGGCGTAGCGTTACAGCGAATCTTTCTGATTTAGCCGCCATGGGCGCCCTTCCCGTCGGTATTACCGTTGCCCTTTCTTTGCCACCTACCACCCCCCTGCATTGGGTAGAATCTTTTTATCAGGGCATGAAAGCCTGTTTAGATCAATTTAATACGCCTATTATCGGCGGAGATTTAACTGGCGGTAGTCATAAAGTGATTGCCATTACCGCCTTTGGGCAAGTTAAACCCCATCAGATTATCGCCCGTAATCAAGCAAAGCCGGGGGATTTGATCGCGGTGACGGGCGCCCATGGTTTGGCGCGCGCTGGGTTAGACATTCTCCTTTATCCCGAAAAATATCCACATATTGACAGCAAAATCAAAGAAAAACTAATCCTTGCCCATCAACAACCCCAACCAAGATTAGATATTACTAAAATACTACAGCAATACCAAAAATCTCCCATCGCTGGAATGGATAGTAGTGATGGTTTAGCCGATGCCATCATCCAAATCTGTCAACAAAGCCAAGTGGGGGCGCAAATAAAACGTCATTTAATTCCTCCTAGCCCTGAAATTTTCCACATAACCGATGAAGAAACTGCTTGGCAATGGATACTATACGGTGGGGAAGACTTTGAATTAATTATTTGTATTTCTCCCTCACTCTATGACCAATTTACATCAGAAATTAATAAACAAATAACTATCATCGGTGAAATTACTGAGAAAAAAGAAATTTGTTTAATTAGTCCACTCAATAATTACCCCAAACTTTTCCTAAATCAAACAAAAACCTTTAACCATTTTTAG
- a CDS encoding alpha/beta hydrolase produces the protein MFKNPDVLWLNTNPYLRRFNLPIIKYLSNHVSIGHWEYDITPDENSALHTAVELLREYIIVIKKPVHLVGHSTDGLLGLLLSRQYPELVKSLTLLGVGVNPEVDWVNYYYQIRKNLPCSREVALAKVAKCLFNYQNHYYQRAFVNLLDKALLYTISPHSIYEEKEILKGGITNPMMVCGSEDDLVVSRALLAQWQPYLKSEDELFVVAKGGHFFHYTCPQLTGEKIINFMTMKSVKSCNYKLSSEVNHQ, from the coding sequence ATGTTCAAAAATCCTGATGTTTTATGGTTAAACACTAATCCTTATTTAAGACGTTTTAACCTACCTATTATTAAATATCTTTCTAATCACGTCAGTATTGGACATTGGGAGTATGATATTACTCCTGATGAAAACAGCGCCCTCCACACTGCCGTGGAATTATTGCGAGAATATATTATAGTAATCAAAAAACCTGTCCACTTGGTTGGACATAGTACCGATGGTTTACTAGGATTATTACTAAGTCGTCAATACCCTGAATTAGTAAAATCTTTAACCCTTTTGGGGGTAGGAGTTAATCCTGAAGTTGATTGGGTTAATTATTATTATCAAATCAGAAAAAATTTACCCTGTAGTCGAGAAGTAGCACTAGCAAAAGTAGCAAAATGCCTTTTTAATTATCAAAATCATTATTATCAAAGAGCTTTTGTTAATTTACTAGATAAAGCGCTTTTATATACCATATCTCCCCATTCTATTTATGAGGAAAAGGAAATACTCAAAGGTGGAATTACTAACCCCATGATGGTATGTGGTAGTGAAGATGACTTGGTTGTGTCACGGGCGCTGTTAGCACAATGGCAACCTTATTTAAAATCTGAAGATGAACTATTTGTAGTTGCGAAAGGTGGTCATTTTTTTCATTATACCTGCCCTCAATTAACTGGAGAAAAAATAATTAACTTTATGACAATGAAGAGCGTAAAGTCTTGTAATTACAAACTTTCATCTGAGGTAAATCATCAATAA